One region of Salvelinus namaycush isolate Seneca chromosome 3, SaNama_1.0, whole genome shotgun sequence genomic DNA includes:
- the LOC120043278 gene encoding protocadherin gamma-A1-like, protein MAMRKNRLLEWPLCVFVVCAFSVYPVAGQVRYSIPEEMTLGSFVGDIAKDLGLEPQRLVAGRARIFSAGDSEYVGLDREKGQLLVKERMDREQLCAEMPACSFSFDVILENPMELFRVTVEVLDINDNSPVFPKRDIELEISELAVPGARFSIESAVDQDVGENALQKYILNPTDHFNLNIQGRIDDSKHIEMVLQKPLDREKTKHHYLTLTAVDGGDPQRSGTVQIHIVVLDVNDNAPAFSQATYKAFVPENAAKGTLITTVSATDADEGSSVIIEYYFEHATKSIQELFTIDPISGEVRVVGDIDYEKNKQFQIKVKAKDHGGLTDSCGIVIDVIDINDNIPKITVMSFYSALPEDSVPGTIIAMINIQDLDSAENAKITCSIHNNLPFKMESSLSNYYNLVTESVLDREQTAEYNITITAVDGGSPPLSSKKTLSLKISDVNDHSPQFQQESYDAYVFENNVPSRSFFSVRATDADRGPNARVSYFLEDGSLNGAPLSAYLTVNSNSGVLYAVKPFDYEQIKSFKINVKAQDGGSPPLSGNVTINIFIKDENDNVPQVLYPVQTSSSLVAEMVPRSADVGYLVTKVVAVDVDSGQNAWLSYKLQKATDRALFEVGLQNGEIRTIRQVTDKDAVKQKLTVIVEDNGQPSRSATVNVNVVVADSFPEVLSEFTDFTVDREYDNNLTFYLVLALAVVSVLFIFSIIAIVTVKIYRWRQNRLFYKSAANLPVIPFYPPVYPDGTLGTLQRVYNYEVCGTTDSRMSNVKFARPYSQNTLVDVSCMGTMQRENREQEDADVDGELAYQ, encoded by the exons ATGGCAATGAGAAAGAACAGACTCTTGGAGTGGCCGTTGTGCGTGTTCGTGGTTTGCGCGTTCTCAGTTTACCCTGTGGCCGGGCAGGTCCGCTACTCCATCCCAGAGGAGATGACCTTGGGATCCTTCGTTGGAGATATAGCAAAAGATCTGGGACTGGAGCCGCAACGGCTTGTAGCCGGGAGAGCGCGGATTTTCAGCGCGGGCGACAGTGAGTACGTAGGGCTGGACCGAGAGAAAGGACAATTGTTAGTGAAAGAGAGAATGGACCGGGAACAGCTATGTGCGGAGATGCCCGCATGTAGCTTCAGTTTCGATGTGATATTAGAGAATCCAATGGAACTGTTTCGGGTTACAGTTGAAGTACTAGATATCAACGATAATAGCCCCGTCTTTCCGAAGAGAGACATTGAATTGGAAATCAGCGAGTTAGCCGTACCTGGTGCGCGTTTCTCTATCGAAAGCGCGGTAGACCAAGACGTGGGGGAAAATGCACTTCAGAAATACATATTAAACCCCACAGACCATTTTAACCTTAATATTCAAGGTCGCATAGATGACAGTAAACACATAGAGATGGTACTTCAAAAACCTCTGGACAGAGAAAAGACAAAGCATCACTATTTGACTTTAACTGCTGTCGATGGTGGAGACCCTCAGCGGTCTGGAACAGTTCAAATTCACATCGTCGTTCTCGATGTTAATGATAATGCCCCGGCATTTAGCCAAGCTACATATAAAGCATTTGTTCCAGAAAATGCAGCGAAAGGCACATTGATTACCACAGTAAGTGCGACAGATGCAGACGAGGGATCTAGCGTCATTATAGAGTATTATTTTGAGCATGCCACCAAAAGTATTCAAGAGCTATTCACAATCGACCCGATTTCAGGCGAGGTAAGAGTAGTAGGAGATATAGATTATGAAAAGAACAAACAATTCCAAATAAAGGTAAAAGCCAAAGATCATGGTGGCTTAACAGACTCATGTGGCATCGTTATTGATGTTATTGATATTAACGATAACATCCCGAAAATAACCGTCATGTCATTTTATAGTGCCCTACCCGAGGACTCAGTCCCTGGCACTATTATAGCCATGATTAACATCCAGGATCTCGATTCCGCGGAAAATGCAAAGATAACATGTTCCATTCATAACAACCTTCCTTTCAAGATGGAATCATCTTTATCAAATTACTACAATCTGGTGACAGAATCAGTATTGGACAGAGAGCAGACAGCAGAGTATAATATAACAATCACGGCAGTAGATGGAGGCAGTCCGCCGCTCTCAAGTAAAAAAACGCTCAGTTTAAAGATATCGGATGTGAACGACCATTCACCCCAATTCCAACAAGAAAGCTATGATGCCTATGTGTTTGAAAACAATGTCCCTTCCCGGTCTTTCTTTTCTGTGAGGGCTACAGATGCAGACCGGGGACCAAATGCTAGGGTATCATATTTCCTTGAGGATGGAAGTTTAAACGGGGCTCCACTCTCCGCATATTTGACAGTAAATTCCAACAGTGGGGTGCTTTACGCGGTGAAGCCCTTTGATTATGAGCAAATCAAATCTTTCAAAATCAATGTCAAAGCACAAGATGGAGGCTCACCCCCATTGAGTGGCAATGTGACTATAAACATATTCATAAAAGATGAGAACGACAATGTGCCTCAGGTTCTCTACCCAGTACAGACGAGTAGCTCTCTGGTGGCTGAAATGGTGCCTCGTTCAGCAGATGTGGGATATCTTGTCACTAAAGTGGTGGCTGTTGATGTGGACTCTGGACAGAATGCCTGGCTCTCATATAAACTGCAGAAAGCGACAGACAGGGCGCTGTTTGAAGTAGGCCTACAGAATGGAGAAATAAGAACCATACGCCAGGTCACTGATAAAGATGCTGTGAAACAAAAGCTCACTGTTATAGTGGAGGACAACGGGCAGCCCTCTCGATCAGCTACAGTCAATGTGAACGTGGTGGTGGCGGACAGCTTCCCTGAAGTGCTCTCAGAATTCACTGACTTCACAGTGGATAGGGAATATGACAACAACCTGACTTTTTATCTGGTGTTGGCCTTGGCTGTGGTCTCGGTTCTGTTCATATTCTCCATCATTGCCATTGTCACAGTAAAAATCTACAGATGGAGACAGAATCGATTATTCTATAAATCTGCAGCAAACCTCCCAGTTATCCCATTTTACCCTCCCGTTTACCCAGACGGAACCCTGGGAACCCTACAGCGTGTATACAACTATGAGGTGTGTGGAACCACTGACTCTAGGATGAGTAATGTGAAGTTTGCGAGGCCTTATAGCCAGAACACACTGGTGGATGTGAGTTGCATGgggacaatgcagagagaaaatagagagcaGGAGGATGCTGATGTTGATGGAGAG CTGGCCTATCAGTAA
- the LOC120043289 gene encoding LOW QUALITY PROTEIN: protein dachsous-like (The sequence of the model RefSeq protein was modified relative to this genomic sequence to represent the inferred CDS: inserted 3 bases in 2 codons) has translation MDICRLFDVPLSLRKKCFGYRWQVLCIVCCVNWVDNVTGQARYSIPEEMSEGSFVGNIAKDLGLEVIRLVTGKARIVTKGSCQYVDLNRDKCTLVVKERIDREELCKQTTPCSFSFEVIIENPIQLYRITVEVRDINDNAPSFQRDSVNLEISESAVSGARFSLDSAEDRDVGVNSIQSYTLKPVNHFTLELHSLTDGGKYVEMILQNPLDRERQEEFTLLLIANDGGDPQKSGTLHIHVIVIDANDNAPVCSQSVYKADIKENSPIGTFITTVSAADADSGSYGKVSYSIAHVSREANGLFQMNAETGEITVSAQLDYEKEKNYQLNVKARDHGGLTNTCKVVIEIFDENDNFPTIQLMSFSNTIAENSPPGTXAVINVEDADAGKNGVVHCSINPDMPFKIESSMTDYYSLDGILDRKSISEYNVTINVSDDGTPILFSNKTVTVKVTDVNDNPPAFDHCVYEAFVQENNSPGVSIFTIRASDADSGQNARLSYYLEDSEINGVHVSSLVSVNSENGVIHAVRSFDYEQLKQFHFNITARDGGSPPFSETVTVHISIQDQNDNAPQVLFPVQTSSSLVAEMVPRSADVGYLVTKVVAVDVDSGQNAWLSYKLQKASDRALFEVGLQNGEIRTIRQVTDKDAVKQKLTVVAADNGQPSRSATVNVNVAVADSFPEVISEFSDFTHDKEYHDHFTFYLILALAVMSFLFISCVVVIISVKIYRWRQFRNFHHSNLPVIPCYPPRYADAGGTGTLQHVYNYEVCMTTDSKKNDCKFARPFSQNVLIMDPSSTMTRDNATLQRSQNEKSFLDDPDSPEQTVCGQIRYSIPEELKKGYFVRNIAQDLGLNVGRLRAGRARIVTGDSIQYTELKTDNGVLVVSERIDREQLCGDXTPCSFTFEIILENPIELHSVTVEILDVNDHSPIFKKQEIKLGISESAAPGARFVLGSAEDPDVGINALQNYILTPNDNFILKQHTRPAGLKYAEMVLQKPLDREQEPRISLTLTAVDGGNPQRSGSVNIEVTILDANDNAPVFNQSVYRATVMENASIGTYITTVNASDSDSGSNGLITYSFSNMNGKVADVFSVDENTGTIYVVGQLDHEKTKKYDIGVEAKDQGGLADSSKVIVEVLDVNDNAPVINVMSFSNPVTEDAPVGTTIAVINVKDIDSESNGQVTCNINQKRQFKIMSSLTNYYTLVTDSAFDRETISEYNITIKATDSGFPPLSSNKTVVLKISDVNDNAPVFDQSEYSTFIMEKNSPVISICTVSAADSDWNHNARISYLLEETQIVGAPVSSYISVYSETGVLYAVRSFDYERIKEFRVHVKAQDGGSPPLSTNVTLTVFIKDENDNAPQVLYPVQTISSLVAEMVPRSADVGYLVTKVVAVDVDSGQNAWLSYKLQKATDRALFEVGLQNGEIRTIRQVTDKDAVKQKLTVVVADNGQPSRSATVNVNVAVADSFPEVLSEYPDFTHDKEYNDNLTFYLILALVVVSLLFIFSIIGIISVKIYRWKQKKLFYKSAANLPVIPYYPPVFPDGTLGTLQRVYNYEVWGTTDSRMSNVKFARPYSQNTLVDVSRMGTMQSEMRDQTDADIDGEKRTEAQ, from the exons ATGGATATTTGTCGTTTGTTCGATGTTCCACTCAGCCTACGGAAGAAATGCTTTGGTTACAGATGGCAAGTACTGTGCATCGTTTGTTGCGTGAACTGGGTAGATAATGTGACTGGACAAGCACGGTATTCTATCCCAGAGGAAATGAGCGAGGGATCTTTTGTCGGTAATATTGCGAAGGACTTGGGTTTGGAGGTCATTCGGCTTGTTACTGGTAAAGCTCGCATTGTAACAAAGGGGAGTTGTCAGTATGTTGATCTCAACAGAGACAAATGCACTCTAGTTGTTAaagagagaatagacagagaggagctCTGCAAGCAGACTACGCCTTGCAGCTTTAGTTTTGAGGTTATAATCGAAAATCCCATCCAATTGTATCGAATAACAGTCGAGGTCCGGGATATAAACGACAATGCCCCTTCCTTTCAGAGAGATAGTGTTAACCTGGAAATTAGCGAATCTGCCGTGTCTGGAGCTCGCTTCTCGTTAGACAGTGCAGAGGACCGGGACGTTGGCGTTAATAGCATCCAAAGCTATACCCTGAAACCAGTAAATCATTTCACTCTAGAGTTACATAGCCTAACTGACGGCGGGAAATATGTCGAGATGATTTTGCAAAATCcgttagatagagagagacaggaggaattTACGCTGTTGCTTATAGCAAACGATGGGGGTGATCCTCAAAAATCTGGCACTCTTCATATCCATGTAATTGTAATAGATGCCAATGATAATGCCCCCGTTTGCAGCCAGTCTGTTTATAAAGCAGATATCAAAGAAAATTCCCCAATAGGAACCTTTATAACAACTGTAAGCGCTGCTGATGCTGATAGTGGGTCGTACGGGAAAGTGTCCTATTCTATTGCCCATGTAAGCAGAGAAGCGAATGGTCTATTTCAGATGAATGCGGAAACGGGGGAGATAACAGTGTCAGCCCAGTTAGATTATGAAAAGGAGAAAAACTACCAATTAAATGTAAAAGCAAGAGACCATGGTGGTCTTACCAATACATGTAAAGTTGTTATTGAAATTTTTGATGAGAATGATAATTTTCCAACAATACAACTGATGTCTTTTTCCAATACCATAGCAGAGAATTCCCCTCCTGGAAC AGCCGTGATAAATGTAGAGGATGCAGATGCTGGAAAGAACGGCGTGGTGCACTGTTCTATAAACCCAGATATGCCATTCAAAATTGAGTCGTCAATGACCGACTATTATAGCTTAGATGGCATCCTCGACCGAAAATCGATTTCAGAATACAACGTCACCATAAATGTATCAGACGACGGGACACCGATTCTCTTCAGTAATAAAACAGTGACAGTGAAAGTGACAGATGTCAATGACAACCCACCGGCCTTTGACCACTGTGTCTATGAGGCATTTGTACAGGAGAACAATTCGCCGGGGGTCTCCATATTCACTATCAGAGCGAGTGATGCTGACTCTGGTCAAAATGCGCGCTTGTCCTACTACCTGGAGGACAGTGAGATAAATGGGGTACATGTCTCTTCACTGGTCTCGGTAAATTCAGAGAATGGGGTTATTCACGCGGTGCGCTCATTTGATTATGAGCAACTTAAACAGTTTCATTTTAATATAACCGCGCGAGACGGAGGGTCCCCGCCCTTCAGTGAAACTGTTACTGTACATATTTCTATCCAAGACCAGAACGATAACGCGCCCCAGGTTCTCTTCCCAGTACAGACGAGTAGCTCTCTGGTGGCTGAAATGGTGCCTCGTTCAGCAGATGTGGGATATCTTGTCACTAAAGTGGTGGCTGTTGATGTGGACTCTGGACAGAATGCCTGGCTCTCATATAAACTGCAGAAAGCGTCAGACAGGGCGCTGTTTGAAGTAGGCCTACAGAATGGAGAAATAAGAACCATACGCCAGGTCACTGATAAAGATGCTGTGAAACAAAAGCTCACTGTTGTAGCGGCGGACAACGGGCAGCCCTCTCGATCAGCTACTGTCAATGTGAACGTGGCGGTGGCGGACAGCTTCCCTGAAGTGATCTCAGAATTCAGTGACTTTACGCATGACAAAGAATACCACGATCACtttactttttatttaattttggCATTGGCTGTCATGTCTTTTCTCTTCATCTCGTGTGTAGTGGTTATAATATCAGTTAAGATTTACAGATGGAGACAATTTCGCAACTTCCACCACTCCAATCTCCCAGTTATTCCATGTTATCCACCCCGTTACGCAGACGCTGGAGGGACAGGCACTCTGCAACACGTGTACAACTATGAGGTGTGCATGACGACTGACTCGAAGAAGAATGACTGTAAATTCGCCAGACCTTTTAGTCAGAACGTTTTAATAATGGACCCGAGCTCTACTATGACCAGAGACAATGCGACCTTGCAACGTTCTCAGAATGAGAAAAGCTTTCTGGATGACCCGGATTCTCCTGAGCAG ACCGTTTGTGGTCAAATTCGCTATTCTATTCCCGAGGAATTGAAGAAAGGATATTTTGTTAGGAATATTGCGCAGGATTTAGGGTTAAATGTGGGACGACTGAGAGCAGGCAGGGCTCGTATCGTCACCGGAGACAGCATTCAGTACACAGAGCTGAAGACAGATAACGGGGTATTGGTCGTCAGCGAGAGGATTGACCGAGAGCAGCTCTGTGGTG TTACTCCATGTAGCTTTACTTTCGAAATAATCTTAGAGAACCCGATTGAACTTCACAGTGTCACTGTGGAAATTTTGGATGTCAATGATCACTCACCGATATTTAAAAAACAAGAGATCAAATTGGGAATCAGTGAGTCTGCTGCACCGGGAGCGCGCTTTGTTTTGGGGAGCGCCGAGGACCCTGATGTTGGAATAAACGCTCTTCAGAATTACATATTAACTCCTAATGATAACTTCATCCTGAAACAACATACTCGACCTGCCGGGCTGAAATATGCAGAGATGGTGCTTCAGAAGCCgttggacagagagcaagagcCCCGTATCTCTCTTACCTTAACTGCAGTCGATGGTGGAAATCCACAGAGATCTGGGTCTGTAAATATTGAGGTTACTATTTTAGATGCTAATGATAATGCGCCTGTGTTTAACCAGTCAGTCTATAGAGCAACTGTTATGGAAAATGCGTCCATAGGCACATACATCACTACCGTTAATGCCAGTGACTCAGATAGCGGATCGAATGGACTGATAACATATTCATTTTCCAACATGAACGGTAAAGTGGCCGATGTGTTTAGTGTGGATGAGAACACTGGAACTATATATGTTGTTGGGCAGCTAGATCACGAAAAAACGAAAAAGTATGACATTGGCGTCGAGGCCAAAGACCAAGGTGGTCTAGCAGATTCTAGTAAGGTTATAGTTGAAGTACTtgatgttaatgataatgcacCTGTGATAAATGTTATGTCTTTCTCAAATCCTGTGACTGAAGACGCACCGGTCGGTACGACAATAGCAGTTATCAATGTCAAGGACATAGACTCAGAATCGAACGGTCAGGTGACATGTAACATCAATCAAAAACGTCAGTTTAAGATCATGTCTTCTCTTACTAATTACTACACCTTGGTGACCGATTCTGCTTTCGACCGAGAAACGATTTCTGAATATAATATCACAATAAAAGCGACCGATTCTGGCTTCCCACCCCTCTCAAGTAACAAAACAGTTGTTCTTAAGATTTCTGATGTTAATGACAACGCCCCTGTGTTTGATCAGAGTGAATACTCCACATTCATCATGGAAAAGAACTCTCCGGTGATATCTATATGTACAGTGAGCGCCGCTGACTCTGATTGGAATCACAATGCACGGATATCTTACCTTTTGGAGGAGACGCAGATAGTTGGAGCCCCTGTGTCATCGTACATTTCTGTTTATTCTGAGACAGGAGTGTTGTATGCTGTACGGTCCTTTGATTATGAACGAATTAAAGAGTTTAGAGTTCATGTCAAAGCACAAGATGGAGGCTCACCGCCCCTGAGCACCAATGTGACTTTAACTGTTTTTATCAAAGACGAGAACGACAACGCTCCTCAGGTTCTCTACCCAGTACAGACTATTAGCTCTCTGGTGGCTGAAATGGTGCCTCGTTCAGCAGATGTGGGCTATCTTGTCACTAAAGTGGTGGCTGTTGATGTGGACTCTGGACAGAATGCCTGGCTCTCATATAAACTGCAGAAAGCGACAGACAGGGCGCTGTTTGAAGTAGGCCTACAGAATGGAGAAATAAGAACCATACGCCAGGTCACTGATAAAGATGCTGTGAAACAAAAACTCACTGTTGTAGTGGCGGATAACGGGCAGCCCTCTCGATCAGCTACAGTCAATGTGAACGTGGCAGTGGCGGACAGCTTCCCTGAAGTGCTCTCAGAATACCCTGACTTTACGCACGACAAGGAATACAATGATAACCtgactttttatttaattttggCACTTGTTGTGGTTTCACTGCTTTTTATTTTTTCAATTATTGGTATAATTTCTGTGAAGATCTACCGGTGGAAACAGAAAAAATTATTCTATAAATCTGCAGCAAACCTCCCCGTTATCCCATATTACCCTCCCGTTTTCCCAGACGGGACCCTGGGAACCCTACAGCGTGTATACAACTATGAGGTGTGGGGAACCACTGACTCTAGGATGAGTAATGTGAAGTTTGCGAGGCCTTATAGCCAGAACACACTGGTGGACGTGAGTCGCATGGGGACAATGCAGAGTGAAATGAGAGATCAGACGGATGCTGATATCGATGGAGAG AAACGCACAGAAGCACAGTAA
- the LOC120043266 gene encoding protocadherin gamma-C5-like, whose translation MSIRGLLRWQVFWIYQYVLLWNTIEAQIRYTIPEELNVGSVVGNIAKDFGLGISELYDRKLRIASDAGKQYFSVDLEKGELVVNERIDREELCGESVPCLFPLEVIVEHPLQLHRIEIDIQDINDHSPSFLTNDRVLKIAESITAGAKFTMESAHDPDVASNSLRSYSVSDNDNFLLNVKTQDGTKIPELVLKTSLDREKKAVHKLVLTAVDGGNPAQSGTSEITVIVLDINDNAPQFKIPFYEVSVAENKPVGTTVLNVKATDSDEGLNGVIEYFFADQTPDTIMSLLDVDSNTGDVTIKGQLDYEQIHLHKFDIMAKDKGNPQMEGQCSIKVKIADVNDNAPEIIITSLTSPIPENSSPGVVIALISAKDLDGGENGKVKLNMTPGSPFTLKPSVSNHYALVTNGPLDRETFPEYDVVITAVDSGYPPLSTKKTVTVEILDVNDNPPVFSQPSYTVYVKENGTPGSILRSVSASDTDMGENAKISYSILDSKVQDVSVSSYIYINSDNGSIYSMHSFDYEKLKVFQIQVQAKDHGSPSLSSNVTVHVFILDQNDNAPAVIYPSAVMASVSHQKMTRSAKAGHLATKISAVDADSGHNAWISYWLAEATDSSLFSVSLYTGEVRTKRAVSEQDDSSQRLLIEIKDNGEQAQSTTVTVNILLEDGLREPISDYRQKTAEPSRRNSKITFYLIISLASVSVLSLLTFLILVVKCVRNSRSSSSCCIRRADSDGYKNPNRNLQIQLNTDGPIKYVEVLGGDLLSQSQSFRSCLSPMSEFSDFTLVKPSSTTDFKEMINVLDASLPDSAWTFESQQVSTIPAYIRVI comes from the coding sequence ATGAGTATTCGTGGCCTTTTGAGGTGGCAAGTGTTCTGGATTTATCAATATGTTCTCCTGTGGAATACAATAGAGGCACAGATTCGATACACCATACCTGAGGAATTGAACGTGGGCTCTGTTGTTGGGAATATAGCTAAGGACTTTGGTTTGGGAATATCTGAGCTTTATGACCGTAAACTAAGGATAGCCTCTGATGCTGGTAAGCAGTATTTCAGTGTGGATTTGGAAAAGGGTGAACTGGTTGTCAATGAGAGGATAGACAGAGAGGAGTTATGTGGAGAGAGCGTCCCATGTCTGTTTCCATTGGAGGTTATAGTTGAACATCCCTTACAGCTGCATCGCATTGAAATCGACATACAGGATATAAATGATCATTCTCCGAGTTTCCTTACAAATGACAGGGTTTTGAAAATAGCTGAGTCTATCACTGCAGGTGCGAAGTTCACAATGGAAAGCGCACATGACCCTGACGTAGCCTCAAACTCCTTACGGTCCTATAGCGTCAGTGATAATGATAATTTCTTGTTAAATGTGAAGACCCAAGATGGCACAAAAATACCAGAGCTTGTGCTAAAGACTTcattagacagagagaagaaggcaGTTCATAAGCTCGTGCTCACCGCTGTAGACGGAGGGAATCCTGCACAATCTGGCACCTCTGAAATCACGGTCATAGTGTTAGATATTAACGATAACGCACCCCAATTTAAAATACCATTTTATGAAGTATCTGTCGCTGAGAATAAACCAGTTGGCACCACGGTTCTAAACGTCAAAGCAACTGATTCTGACGAAGGACTAAATGGAGTGATCGAGTATTTCTTTGCAGACCAAACCCCCGATACAATAATGTCATTACTTGATGTTGATTCAAATACTGGAGATGTAACTATCAAAGGGCAGCTTGATTatgaacaaatacatttgcataaatTCGACATAATGGCAAAAGATAAAGGCAATCCACAAATGGAGGGACAATGCAGTATAAAGGTAAAGATTGCTGATGTTAATGATAATGCCCCTGAAATTATTATAACCTCACTCACCAGTCCAATACCGGAGAATTCATCCCCTGGAGTGGTTATTGCATTGATTAGCGCTAAAGACTTAGATGGTGGTGAGAATGGCAAAGTAAAGTTAAACATGACACCGGGCTCACCGTTCACCCTGAAGCCCTCCGTCTCCAACCATTACGCACTGGTGACCAACGGCCCATTAGACCGAGAGACGTTCCCGGAGTATGATGTTGTCATAACCGCAGTTGATTCAGGGTACCCACCTTTATCTACAAAAAAAACCGTGACTGTGGAAATCTTAGATGTAAATGATAACCCTCCAGTGTTTTCCCAGCCCTCGTATACTGTTTATGTTAAAGAAAATGGCACCCCGGGATCTATCCTGCGCTCTGTGTCCGCCTCTGATACAGACATGGGTGAAAATGCCAAGATTTCCTATTCTATATTAGACTCTAAAGTACAAGACGTGTCTGTCTCCTCCTATATTTACATAAACTCAGATAACGGCAGCATCTACAGCATGCACTCGTTTGACTATGAGAAACTGAAAGTGTTTCAGATTCAGGTGCAGGCAAAGGACCACGGCTCTCCGTCTCTGAGCAGCAACGTCACGGTTCATGTTTTTATCCTGGACCAGAACGACAATGCCCCGGCTGTTATTTACCCCTCCGCTGTCATGGCCTCTGTCTCCCATCAGAAGATGACCCGGTCCGCTAAAGCAGGCCACCTCGCCACTAAGATATCGGCAGTGGACGCAGACTCGGGCCATAACGCCTGGATTTCCTATTGGCTGGCAGAGGCCACAGACTCGTCTCTGTTCAGTGTTAGTCTTTACACAGGTGAGGTGAGGACAAAACGTGCTGTTTCAGAGCAGGATGACTCCTCTCAGAGGCTGCTTATAGAGATAAAGGACAATGGGGAGCAGGCCCAGTCCACCACAGTCACAGTCAATATACTGTTAGAGGACGGGCTACGCGAACCCATATCGGACTACCGCCAGAAAACTGCAGAACCCAGCAGGAGAAACAGTAAAATCACCTTTTATTTGATCATCTCTCTGGCCTCAGTGTCCGTCTTGTCTTTGTTAACTTTTCTCATCTTAGTGGTGAAGTGCGTTAGAAACAGTAGGAGCAGCTCGAGTTGCTGTATCAGACGAGCTGACTCTGACGGATACAAGAATCCCAACAGAAACCTGCAGATCCAGCTCAACACTGACGGCCCTATTAAGTATGTGGAGGTCTTGGGAGGGGACCTGTTGTCTCAGAGCCAGTCGTTCAGGTCGTGTCTCTCTCCAATGTCAGAGTTCAGTGATTTCACCCTCGTTAAACCCAGCAGCACTACTGACTTTAAGGAAATGATAAACGTGCTTGATGCATCTTTACCTGACAGTGCGTGGACTTTCGAGAGCCAACAGGTGAGCACAATTCCTGCTTATATTAGGGTTATATAA